From a single Nematostella vectensis chromosome 3, jaNemVect1.1, whole genome shotgun sequence genomic region:
- the LOC5512607 gene encoding uncharacterized protein LOC5512607 isoform X3, protein MWRVMFHILLWNLIAMPSLQVQPCNRSISFTKRLETDDLLTVIKTHNSPNTTRMVDADIDQCLQTCCSKQAGCNSVIISGRGLCLLTTCRDLSGLCGHRPSGLGRTAIHVLLVREHGKGNSVGELLDKVQFRNAAIVTSKMSFTQAQQCGQYVEPENVTSVRSAWVTPRFSPYSYLYRAPRRVPPLGIRSAVPLGGLGTGSFEIRADGSFNEWTLENQSPGGSAKLGRGALDLAVLGVRVQKQNLTKVTLLRTHPPLGVYPGVEGLQYSGAYPFTKLEVKDNRFFGVKLELFAHGILRARDSENSTIPAVVFTLRVRNPTADSVNVSLLLNLPLGEQQDTERKFSNLTSWFHENVTSSKECAWLCHQATRCMAWSLVEDRCVMMSNMPPHAYKRGVSSGVKGTWHKTKDSLTCERPGIYPNSGSTTIGAMHHGSGYELTAQPIKGQRSSFGVSDDFTSLWSLFKDTGQLDARHSYGIHGSGVVTKTLGPRQNGTLSLVMAWYYPFRDHSGELVGSYYSNIFTSSESVAEYVTRNYKQMLTTLISWRYNMMPKPFPNSMPNVTFSHDVMAVRSSLDPWLQDVMINSLSYWRSGFWVADGRWRQWEAFDCNDVDSVHNDFQRELPYILFYPDLLENVVRSWAEYRRDGGIPEALGHQYGCWRKTNRFDKAGGRLNMADVNPAFLSQVYHLYMWTGNKKLLDDLWPAIKHVTHAMVTWTTNGTSLPLRMTNTYDILQFQRYDVSMYNSVMHLLGLTVARAIGQVRKERKFVKDLTLRIRKATSAIDRLLWDEKRGYYRAWWDHAQPSTSALMADSLYGQVWAYTLGLGNLLDENKMASHLRKEAELNDTPFGLKVMSGLRKPKGKTHVKRSALVPQYYVLRDVYTTERGTAWYRGNTYSALYDEQSVPQYKSGMYEYPEEWSGRIQLSSKARNVGLDQYHQPSRVYDNQEYYRKLTRTQGVASPIMKSSMAKMYHKRRNNPKGLNKNIKSRYPFYDNDFLNAIYKAKTFKRTSKVNFKAKKVYMNTTTARNVSVPSSNCHELATESRYKSVWMGASVDWSVLQLYLGAKPDFALSQAKKSLEHYRSGLNELWNIHGLTSGTGYGLDGQPWCTSHYTFHMVLWHIPIALSGQQYSAVDKKLVFAPKVTLPYSLPFFTPGASGTIEAKMIARKVVCKLSVSHGTLDLNMLSVSGRRYPSVVNLVEAEFVAW, encoded by the exons CTGTAGCAAGCAAGCTGGATGTAATTCAGTAATAATTTCTGGCCGTGGTTTATGTCTGTTAACCACGTGTAGAGATCTCAGTGGATTGTGTGGACACCGCCCAAGTGGACTGGGCAGAACAGCTATACATGTGCTTCTAGTGAGGGAACATGGTAAAG GTAACAGTGTTGGAGAGTTACTAGACAAGGTGCAGTTTCGTAATGCagccattgtgacgtcaaaGATGTCTTTCACTCAGGCGCAGCAATGCGGTCAATATGTTGAGCCCGAGAATGTGACCAGCGTACGCTCAGCTTGGGTAACCCCGCGATTCTCGCCCTATTCATATCTTTACCGGGCCCCACGAAGAGTTCCTCCGCTTGGTATCCGCTCGGCCGTTCCACTGGGAGGTCTAGGGACTG GATCATTCGAAATTCGTGCAGATGGCTCCTTTAATGAATGGACACTCGAAAACCAATCCCCAGGAGGTTCGGCGAAACTTGGTCGAGGAGCACTGGATCTGGCCGTGTTGGGGGTCCGTGTTCAGAAGCAGAATCTTACCAAAGTAACTCTTCTACGAACACATCCCCCTTTGGGTGTGTACCCTGGGGTTGAAGGTCTACAGTATTCGGGAGCGTACCCTTTTACAAAGCTTGAAGTCAAAGATAATCGTTTCTTTGGGGTTAAGTTGGAGCTTTTTGCGCACGGTATATTGCGCGCCAGGGACTCCGAAAACTCTACCATTCCAGCGGTAGTCTTCACACTCCGCGTGCGCAATCCCACCGCTGATTCGGTCAATGTGTCATTGCTGTTAAATCTACCACTTGGCGAACAACAAG ACACCGAACGTAAGTTCAGCAACCTGACTAGTTGGTTTCACGAaaacgtgacgtcatcgaaaGAGTGCGCTTGGCTATGCCACCAGGCAACACGATGCATGGCATGGTCACTTGTGGAAGATCGCTGCGTTATGATGTCGAACATGCCACCTCACGCGTACAAGAGAGGCGTTTCATCCG GTGTCAAAGGCACCTGGCACAAAACTAAGGACAGTCTAACCTGCGAAAGGCCTGGAATCTACCCCAACAGTGGCAGCACAACCATCGGCGCTATGCATCACGGGAGTGGTTACGAGCTCACAGCACAACCCATTAAGGGACAGCGGTCATCATTTGGCGTCAGTGATGATTTCACTTCGCTGTGGAGTTTGTTCAAAGACACTGGTCAACTTGATGCAAGACACAGCTATGGCATACATGGGAGTGGGGTGGTCACTAAGACGCTTGGTCCAAGGCAGAATGGTACTCTTTCGCTGGTCATGGCCTGGTACTACCCATTTAGGGACCACTCTGGTGAACTCGTGGGGTCGTATTACAG CAACATCTTCACATCAAGTGAATCAGTGGCGGAATACGTGACACGAAACTACAAACAAATGTTGACAACGCTGATATCCTGGCGTTACAACATGATGCCAAAGCCGTTCCCCAACTCCATGCCGAATGTGACTTTCAGTCATGACGTCATGGCAGTGAGGTCGTCCTTAGACCCCTGGCTTCAAGACGTGATGATTAATAGTCTGAGCTACTGGCGAAGTGGATTCTGGGTAGCGGATGGTCGTTGGCGCCAATGGGAGGCGTTTGACTGCAATGACGTAGACTCCGTTCATAATGACTTTCAAAGGGAACTGCCTTACATACTTTTTTACCCCG ATCTGCTTGAGAATGTTGTGCGGTCCTGGGCCGAGTACAGGCGGGATGGCGGAATTCCAGAGGCTCTTGGTCATCAGTATGGATGCTGGAGGAAAACCAACCGATTCGATAAGGCAGGAGGGCGGTTGAACATGGCAGACGTAAATCCTGCCTTTCTTTCACAG GTGTATCATCTCTACATGTGGACAGGGAACAAAAAACTGCTCGACGACTTATGGCCAGCGATCAAACACGTGACGCACGCAATGGTCACCTGGACAACTAACGGTACCTCACTGCCTCTGCGCATGACCAATACCTACGACATTCTACAGTTCCAGCGGTACGACGTGTCTATGTATAACAGCGTCATGCACTTATTGGGTCTGACAGTAGCAAGGGCGATAGGACAAGTGCGGAAGGAAAGGAAG tTCGTCAAAGACCTTACTCTGAGGATTCGCAAAGCAACGAGCGCAATAGACAGGCTACTCTGGGATGAAAAGCGGGGATATTATCGCGCCTGGTGGGACCACGCCCAACCTTCAACCTCAGCACTCATGGCAGACTCCTTATATGGCCAG GTTTGGGCGTACACGCTTGGTCTTGGGAATTTACTagatgaaaacaaaatggcgtcaCACCTAAGAAAAGAAGCGGAATTAAACGACACACCATTTGGACTCAAAGTGATGTCCGGATTAAGGAAACCAAAGGGAAAGACTCATGTAAAGCGCTCTGCGCTTGTGCCGCAGTATTATGTACTCAGAGACGTTTATACAACTGAAAGAGGGACTGCGTGGTATAGAGG GAATACTTACAGTGCTCTGTACGATGAGCAAAGTGTCCCGCAATATAAGTCTGGAATGTATGAATACCCTGAGGAGTGGTCGGGGAGAATTCAGTTGAGCTCCAAGGCGAGGAATGTGGGGCTTGATCAATATCACCAGCCTTCGAGGGTTTATGATAACCAGGAGTACTACAGAAAACTTACAAGGACTCAAGGAGTAGCATCTCCAATAATGAAAAGCAGTATGGCAAAGATGTATCATAAACGCAGAAACAATCCAAAAGGTTTAAACAAGAATATAAAAAGTAGATATCCATTTTATGATAATGACTTCTTAAATGCGATATACAAAGCAAAAACGTTTAAAAGGACAAGCAAAGTAAATTTTAAAGCCAAAAAAGTTTACATGAATACAACCACAGCGAGAAATGTAAGCGTTCCTTCCAGCAATTGTCATGAATTAGCAACAGAGTCACGGTACAAGTCGGTGTGGATGGGAGCAAGTGTTGACTGGTCTGTACTACAGTTATATTTAGGAGCCAAACCAGATTTCGCACTCTCTCAAGCGAAAAAATCACTCGAACATTACCGCAGCGGGCTTAACGAGCTATGGAACATTCACGGCCTTACATCGGGGACTGGGTACGGATTAGATGGCCAGCCGTGGTGTACCTCTCATTATACGTTTCACATGGTTCTGTGGCACATTCCGATTGCACTCTCGGGTCAGCAGTATTCCGCTGTAGATAAGAAACTTGTTTTCGCGCCAAAAGTAACATTGCCTTACTCATTGCCTTTTTTCACTCCGGGTGCTAGCGGTACTATCGAGGCCAAGATGATAGCACGCAAAGTCGTCTGTAAACTGTCGGTTAGCCACGGGACCTTAGATCTCAATATGCTAAGCGTGTCAGGCAGGCGTTATCCTAGTGTAGTTAATCTGGTAGAAGCGGAATTTGTGGCATGGTAA
- the LOC5512607 gene encoding uncharacterized protein LOC5512607 isoform X2 produces the protein MKLGELVSNHCHRITGLQVQPCNRSISFTKRLETDDLLTVIKTHNSPNTTRMVDADIDQCLQTCCSKQAGCNSVIISGRGLCLLTTCRDLSGLCGHRPSGLGRTAIHVLLVREHGKGNSVGELLDKVQFRNAAIVTSKMSFTQAQQCGQYVEPENVTSVRSAWVTPRFSPYSYLYRAPRRVPPLGIRSAVPLGGLGTGSFEIRADGSFNEWTLENQSPGGSAKLGRGALDLAVLGVRVQKQNLTKVTLLRTHPPLGVYPGVEGLQYSGAYPFTKLEVKDNRFFGVKLELFAHGILRARDSENSTIPAVVFTLRVRNPTADSVNVSLLLNLPLGEQQDTERKFSNLTSWFHENVTSSKECAWLCHQATRCMAWSLVEDRCVMMSNMPPHAYKRGVSSGVKGTWHKTKDSLTCERPGIYPNSGSTTIGAMHHGSGYELTAQPIKGQRSSFGVSDDFTSLWSLFKDTGQLDARHSYGIHGSGVVTKTLGPRQNGTLSLVMAWYYPFRDHSGELVGSYYSNIFTSSESVAEYVTRNYKQMLTTLISWRYNMMPKPFPNSMPNVTFSHDVMAVRSSLDPWLQDVMINSLSYWRSGFWVADGRWRQWEAFDCNDVDSVHNDFQRELPYILFYPDLLENVVRSWAEYRRDGGIPEALGHQYGCWRKTNRFDKAGGRLNMADVNPAFLSQVYHLYMWTGNKKLLDDLWPAIKHVTHAMVTWTTNGTSLPLRMTNTYDILQFQRYDVSMYNSVMHLLGLTVARAIGQVRKERKFVKDLTLRIRKATSAIDRLLWDEKRGYYRAWWDHAQPSTSALMADSLYGQVWAYTLGLGNLLDENKMASHLRKEAELNDTPFGLKVMSGLRKPKGKTHVKRSALVPQYYVLRDVYTTERGTAWYRGNWLQTDWVPQYVQAVNKRPNTYSALYDEQSVPQYKSGMYEYPEEWSGRIQLSSKARNVGLDQYHQPSRVYDNQEYYRKLTRTQGVASPIMKSSMAKMYHKRRNNPKGLNKNIKSRYPFYDNDFLNAIYKAKTFKRTSKVNFKAKKVYMNTTTARNVSVPSSNCHELATESRYKSVWMGASVDWSVLQLYLGAKPDFALSQAKKSLEHYRSGLNELWNIHGLTSGTGYGLDGQPWCTSHYTFHMVLWHIPIALSGQQYSAVDKKLVFAPKVTLPYSLPFFTPGASGTIEAKMIARKVVCKLSVSHGTLDLNMLSVSGRRYPSVVNLVEAEFVAW, from the exons CTGTAGCAAGCAAGCTGGATGTAATTCAGTAATAATTTCTGGCCGTGGTTTATGTCTGTTAACCACGTGTAGAGATCTCAGTGGATTGTGTGGACACCGCCCAAGTGGACTGGGCAGAACAGCTATACATGTGCTTCTAGTGAGGGAACATGGTAAAG GTAACAGTGTTGGAGAGTTACTAGACAAGGTGCAGTTTCGTAATGCagccattgtgacgtcaaaGATGTCTTTCACTCAGGCGCAGCAATGCGGTCAATATGTTGAGCCCGAGAATGTGACCAGCGTACGCTCAGCTTGGGTAACCCCGCGATTCTCGCCCTATTCATATCTTTACCGGGCCCCACGAAGAGTTCCTCCGCTTGGTATCCGCTCGGCCGTTCCACTGGGAGGTCTAGGGACTG GATCATTCGAAATTCGTGCAGATGGCTCCTTTAATGAATGGACACTCGAAAACCAATCCCCAGGAGGTTCGGCGAAACTTGGTCGAGGAGCACTGGATCTGGCCGTGTTGGGGGTCCGTGTTCAGAAGCAGAATCTTACCAAAGTAACTCTTCTACGAACACATCCCCCTTTGGGTGTGTACCCTGGGGTTGAAGGTCTACAGTATTCGGGAGCGTACCCTTTTACAAAGCTTGAAGTCAAAGATAATCGTTTCTTTGGGGTTAAGTTGGAGCTTTTTGCGCACGGTATATTGCGCGCCAGGGACTCCGAAAACTCTACCATTCCAGCGGTAGTCTTCACACTCCGCGTGCGCAATCCCACCGCTGATTCGGTCAATGTGTCATTGCTGTTAAATCTACCACTTGGCGAACAACAAG ACACCGAACGTAAGTTCAGCAACCTGACTAGTTGGTTTCACGAaaacgtgacgtcatcgaaaGAGTGCGCTTGGCTATGCCACCAGGCAACACGATGCATGGCATGGTCACTTGTGGAAGATCGCTGCGTTATGATGTCGAACATGCCACCTCACGCGTACAAGAGAGGCGTTTCATCCG GTGTCAAAGGCACCTGGCACAAAACTAAGGACAGTCTAACCTGCGAAAGGCCTGGAATCTACCCCAACAGTGGCAGCACAACCATCGGCGCTATGCATCACGGGAGTGGTTACGAGCTCACAGCACAACCCATTAAGGGACAGCGGTCATCATTTGGCGTCAGTGATGATTTCACTTCGCTGTGGAGTTTGTTCAAAGACACTGGTCAACTTGATGCAAGACACAGCTATGGCATACATGGGAGTGGGGTGGTCACTAAGACGCTTGGTCCAAGGCAGAATGGTACTCTTTCGCTGGTCATGGCCTGGTACTACCCATTTAGGGACCACTCTGGTGAACTCGTGGGGTCGTATTACAG CAACATCTTCACATCAAGTGAATCAGTGGCGGAATACGTGACACGAAACTACAAACAAATGTTGACAACGCTGATATCCTGGCGTTACAACATGATGCCAAAGCCGTTCCCCAACTCCATGCCGAATGTGACTTTCAGTCATGACGTCATGGCAGTGAGGTCGTCCTTAGACCCCTGGCTTCAAGACGTGATGATTAATAGTCTGAGCTACTGGCGAAGTGGATTCTGGGTAGCGGATGGTCGTTGGCGCCAATGGGAGGCGTTTGACTGCAATGACGTAGACTCCGTTCATAATGACTTTCAAAGGGAACTGCCTTACATACTTTTTTACCCCG ATCTGCTTGAGAATGTTGTGCGGTCCTGGGCCGAGTACAGGCGGGATGGCGGAATTCCAGAGGCTCTTGGTCATCAGTATGGATGCTGGAGGAAAACCAACCGATTCGATAAGGCAGGAGGGCGGTTGAACATGGCAGACGTAAATCCTGCCTTTCTTTCACAG GTGTATCATCTCTACATGTGGACAGGGAACAAAAAACTGCTCGACGACTTATGGCCAGCGATCAAACACGTGACGCACGCAATGGTCACCTGGACAACTAACGGTACCTCACTGCCTCTGCGCATGACCAATACCTACGACATTCTACAGTTCCAGCGGTACGACGTGTCTATGTATAACAGCGTCATGCACTTATTGGGTCTGACAGTAGCAAGGGCGATAGGACAAGTGCGGAAGGAAAGGAAG tTCGTCAAAGACCTTACTCTGAGGATTCGCAAAGCAACGAGCGCAATAGACAGGCTACTCTGGGATGAAAAGCGGGGATATTATCGCGCCTGGTGGGACCACGCCCAACCTTCAACCTCAGCACTCATGGCAGACTCCTTATATGGCCAG GTTTGGGCGTACACGCTTGGTCTTGGGAATTTACTagatgaaaacaaaatggcgtcaCACCTAAGAAAAGAAGCGGAATTAAACGACACACCATTTGGACTCAAAGTGATGTCCGGATTAAGGAAACCAAAGGGAAAGACTCATGTAAAGCGCTCTGCGCTTGTGCCGCAGTATTATGTACTCAGAGACGTTTATACAACTGAAAGAGGGACTGCGTGGTATAGAGGGAACTGGCTACAAACAGACTGGGTCCCGCAATACGTTCAAGCTGTTAACAAGCGACCGAATACTTACAGTGCTCTGTACGATGAGCAAAGTGTCCCGCAATATAAGTCTGGAATGTATGAATACCCTGAGGAGTGGTCGGGGAGAATTCAGTTGAGCTCCAAGGCGAGGAATGTGGGGCTTGATCAATATCACCAGCCTTCGAGGGTTTATGATAACCAGGAGTACTACAGAAAACTTACAAGGACTCAAGGAGTAGCATCTCCAATAATGAAAAGCAGTATGGCAAAGATGTATCATAAACGCAGAAACAATCCAAAAGGTTTAAACAAGAATATAAAAAGTAGATATCCATTTTATGATAATGACTTCTTAAATGCGATATACAAAGCAAAAACGTTTAAAAGGACAAGCAAAGTAAATTTTAAAGCCAAAAAAGTTTACATGAATACAACCACAGCGAGAAATGTAAGCGTTCCTTCCAGCAATTGTCATGAATTAGCAACAGAGTCACGGTACAAGTCGGTGTGGATGGGAGCAAGTGTTGACTGGTCTGTACTACAGTTATATTTAGGAGCCAAACCAGATTTCGCACTCTCTCAAGCGAAAAAATCACTCGAACATTACCGCAGCGGGCTTAACGAGCTATGGAACATTCACGGCCTTACATCGGGGACTGGGTACGGATTAGATGGCCAGCCGTGGTGTACCTCTCATTATACGTTTCACATGGTTCTGTGGCACATTCCGATTGCACTCTCGGGTCAGCAGTATTCCGCTGTAGATAAGAAACTTGTTTTCGCGCCAAAAGTAACATTGCCTTACTCATTGCCTTTTTTCACTCCGGGTGCTAGCGGTACTATCGAGGCCAAGATGATAGCACGCAAAGTCGTCTGTAAACTGTCGGTTAGCCACGGGACCTTAGATCTCAATATGCTAAGCGTGTCAGGCAGGCGTTATCCTAGTGTAGTTAATCTGGTAGAAGCGGAATTTGTGGCATGGTAA
- the LOC5512607 gene encoding uncharacterized protein LOC5512607 isoform X1 has product MWRVMFHILLWNLIAMPSLQVQPCNRSISFTKRLETDDLLTVIKTHNSPNTTRMVDADIDQCLQTCCSKQAGCNSVIISGRGLCLLTTCRDLSGLCGHRPSGLGRTAIHVLLVREHGKGNSVGELLDKVQFRNAAIVTSKMSFTQAQQCGQYVEPENVTSVRSAWVTPRFSPYSYLYRAPRRVPPLGIRSAVPLGGLGTGSFEIRADGSFNEWTLENQSPGGSAKLGRGALDLAVLGVRVQKQNLTKVTLLRTHPPLGVYPGVEGLQYSGAYPFTKLEVKDNRFFGVKLELFAHGILRARDSENSTIPAVVFTLRVRNPTADSVNVSLLLNLPLGEQQDTERKFSNLTSWFHENVTSSKECAWLCHQATRCMAWSLVEDRCVMMSNMPPHAYKRGVSSGVKGTWHKTKDSLTCERPGIYPNSGSTTIGAMHHGSGYELTAQPIKGQRSSFGVSDDFTSLWSLFKDTGQLDARHSYGIHGSGVVTKTLGPRQNGTLSLVMAWYYPFRDHSGELVGSYYSNIFTSSESVAEYVTRNYKQMLTTLISWRYNMMPKPFPNSMPNVTFSHDVMAVRSSLDPWLQDVMINSLSYWRSGFWVADGRWRQWEAFDCNDVDSVHNDFQRELPYILFYPDLLENVVRSWAEYRRDGGIPEALGHQYGCWRKTNRFDKAGGRLNMADVNPAFLSQVYHLYMWTGNKKLLDDLWPAIKHVTHAMVTWTTNGTSLPLRMTNTYDILQFQRYDVSMYNSVMHLLGLTVARAIGQVRKERKFVKDLTLRIRKATSAIDRLLWDEKRGYYRAWWDHAQPSTSALMADSLYGQVWAYTLGLGNLLDENKMASHLRKEAELNDTPFGLKVMSGLRKPKGKTHVKRSALVPQYYVLRDVYTTERGTAWYRGNWLQTDWVPQYVQAVNKRPNTYSALYDEQSVPQYKSGMYEYPEEWSGRIQLSSKARNVGLDQYHQPSRVYDNQEYYRKLTRTQGVASPIMKSSMAKMYHKRRNNPKGLNKNIKSRYPFYDNDFLNAIYKAKTFKRTSKVNFKAKKVYMNTTTARNVSVPSSNCHELATESRYKSVWMGASVDWSVLQLYLGAKPDFALSQAKKSLEHYRSGLNELWNIHGLTSGTGYGLDGQPWCTSHYTFHMVLWHIPIALSGQQYSAVDKKLVFAPKVTLPYSLPFFTPGASGTIEAKMIARKVVCKLSVSHGTLDLNMLSVSGRRYPSVVNLVEAEFVAW; this is encoded by the exons CTGTAGCAAGCAAGCTGGATGTAATTCAGTAATAATTTCTGGCCGTGGTTTATGTCTGTTAACCACGTGTAGAGATCTCAGTGGATTGTGTGGACACCGCCCAAGTGGACTGGGCAGAACAGCTATACATGTGCTTCTAGTGAGGGAACATGGTAAAG GTAACAGTGTTGGAGAGTTACTAGACAAGGTGCAGTTTCGTAATGCagccattgtgacgtcaaaGATGTCTTTCACTCAGGCGCAGCAATGCGGTCAATATGTTGAGCCCGAGAATGTGACCAGCGTACGCTCAGCTTGGGTAACCCCGCGATTCTCGCCCTATTCATATCTTTACCGGGCCCCACGAAGAGTTCCTCCGCTTGGTATCCGCTCGGCCGTTCCACTGGGAGGTCTAGGGACTG GATCATTCGAAATTCGTGCAGATGGCTCCTTTAATGAATGGACACTCGAAAACCAATCCCCAGGAGGTTCGGCGAAACTTGGTCGAGGAGCACTGGATCTGGCCGTGTTGGGGGTCCGTGTTCAGAAGCAGAATCTTACCAAAGTAACTCTTCTACGAACACATCCCCCTTTGGGTGTGTACCCTGGGGTTGAAGGTCTACAGTATTCGGGAGCGTACCCTTTTACAAAGCTTGAAGTCAAAGATAATCGTTTCTTTGGGGTTAAGTTGGAGCTTTTTGCGCACGGTATATTGCGCGCCAGGGACTCCGAAAACTCTACCATTCCAGCGGTAGTCTTCACACTCCGCGTGCGCAATCCCACCGCTGATTCGGTCAATGTGTCATTGCTGTTAAATCTACCACTTGGCGAACAACAAG ACACCGAACGTAAGTTCAGCAACCTGACTAGTTGGTTTCACGAaaacgtgacgtcatcgaaaGAGTGCGCTTGGCTATGCCACCAGGCAACACGATGCATGGCATGGTCACTTGTGGAAGATCGCTGCGTTATGATGTCGAACATGCCACCTCACGCGTACAAGAGAGGCGTTTCATCCG GTGTCAAAGGCACCTGGCACAAAACTAAGGACAGTCTAACCTGCGAAAGGCCTGGAATCTACCCCAACAGTGGCAGCACAACCATCGGCGCTATGCATCACGGGAGTGGTTACGAGCTCACAGCACAACCCATTAAGGGACAGCGGTCATCATTTGGCGTCAGTGATGATTTCACTTCGCTGTGGAGTTTGTTCAAAGACACTGGTCAACTTGATGCAAGACACAGCTATGGCATACATGGGAGTGGGGTGGTCACTAAGACGCTTGGTCCAAGGCAGAATGGTACTCTTTCGCTGGTCATGGCCTGGTACTACCCATTTAGGGACCACTCTGGTGAACTCGTGGGGTCGTATTACAG CAACATCTTCACATCAAGTGAATCAGTGGCGGAATACGTGACACGAAACTACAAACAAATGTTGACAACGCTGATATCCTGGCGTTACAACATGATGCCAAAGCCGTTCCCCAACTCCATGCCGAATGTGACTTTCAGTCATGACGTCATGGCAGTGAGGTCGTCCTTAGACCCCTGGCTTCAAGACGTGATGATTAATAGTCTGAGCTACTGGCGAAGTGGATTCTGGGTAGCGGATGGTCGTTGGCGCCAATGGGAGGCGTTTGACTGCAATGACGTAGACTCCGTTCATAATGACTTTCAAAGGGAACTGCCTTACATACTTTTTTACCCCG ATCTGCTTGAGAATGTTGTGCGGTCCTGGGCCGAGTACAGGCGGGATGGCGGAATTCCAGAGGCTCTTGGTCATCAGTATGGATGCTGGAGGAAAACCAACCGATTCGATAAGGCAGGAGGGCGGTTGAACATGGCAGACGTAAATCCTGCCTTTCTTTCACAG GTGTATCATCTCTACATGTGGACAGGGAACAAAAAACTGCTCGACGACTTATGGCCAGCGATCAAACACGTGACGCACGCAATGGTCACCTGGACAACTAACGGTACCTCACTGCCTCTGCGCATGACCAATACCTACGACATTCTACAGTTCCAGCGGTACGACGTGTCTATGTATAACAGCGTCATGCACTTATTGGGTCTGACAGTAGCAAGGGCGATAGGACAAGTGCGGAAGGAAAGGAAG tTCGTCAAAGACCTTACTCTGAGGATTCGCAAAGCAACGAGCGCAATAGACAGGCTACTCTGGGATGAAAAGCGGGGATATTATCGCGCCTGGTGGGACCACGCCCAACCTTCAACCTCAGCACTCATGGCAGACTCCTTATATGGCCAG GTTTGGGCGTACACGCTTGGTCTTGGGAATTTACTagatgaaaacaaaatggcgtcaCACCTAAGAAAAGAAGCGGAATTAAACGACACACCATTTGGACTCAAAGTGATGTCCGGATTAAGGAAACCAAAGGGAAAGACTCATGTAAAGCGCTCTGCGCTTGTGCCGCAGTATTATGTACTCAGAGACGTTTATACAACTGAAAGAGGGACTGCGTGGTATAGAGGGAACTGGCTACAAACAGACTGGGTCCCGCAATACGTTCAAGCTGTTAACAAGCGACCGAATACTTACAGTGCTCTGTACGATGAGCAAAGTGTCCCGCAATATAAGTCTGGAATGTATGAATACCCTGAGGAGTGGTCGGGGAGAATTCAGTTGAGCTCCAAGGCGAGGAATGTGGGGCTTGATCAATATCACCAGCCTTCGAGGGTTTATGATAACCAGGAGTACTACAGAAAACTTACAAGGACTCAAGGAGTAGCATCTCCAATAATGAAAAGCAGTATGGCAAAGATGTATCATAAACGCAGAAACAATCCAAAAGGTTTAAACAAGAATATAAAAAGTAGATATCCATTTTATGATAATGACTTCTTAAATGCGATATACAAAGCAAAAACGTTTAAAAGGACAAGCAAAGTAAATTTTAAAGCCAAAAAAGTTTACATGAATACAACCACAGCGAGAAATGTAAGCGTTCCTTCCAGCAATTGTCATGAATTAGCAACAGAGTCACGGTACAAGTCGGTGTGGATGGGAGCAAGTGTTGACTGGTCTGTACTACAGTTATATTTAGGAGCCAAACCAGATTTCGCACTCTCTCAAGCGAAAAAATCACTCGAACATTACCGCAGCGGGCTTAACGAGCTATGGAACATTCACGGCCTTACATCGGGGACTGGGTACGGATTAGATGGCCAGCCGTGGTGTACCTCTCATTATACGTTTCACATGGTTCTGTGGCACATTCCGATTGCACTCTCGGGTCAGCAGTATTCCGCTGTAGATAAGAAACTTGTTTTCGCGCCAAAAGTAACATTGCCTTACTCATTGCCTTTTTTCACTCCGGGTGCTAGCGGTACTATCGAGGCCAAGATGATAGCACGCAAAGTCGTCTGTAAACTGTCGGTTAGCCACGGGACCTTAGATCTCAATATGCTAAGCGTGTCAGGCAGGCGTTATCCTAGTGTAGTTAATCTGGTAGAAGCGGAATTTGTGGCATGGTAA